One window of Klebsiella quasivariicola genomic DNA carries:
- a CDS encoding ArsC family reductase, whose translation MLTMYGIKNCDTIKKARRWLEAHQIAYRFHDYRADGLDRAQLDTFIAELGWQALLNTRGTTWRKLDESLRNSIDNADAAAALMLEMPAIIKRPLLCAPGRPMLLGFSEASYQQFNEV comes from the coding sequence ATGCTTACCATGTATGGAATTAAAAACTGCGATACCATTAAAAAAGCCCGCCGCTGGCTGGAAGCGCACCAGATTGCGTATCGCTTTCATGACTACCGCGCTGATGGCCTCGACCGCGCGCAACTGGATACCTTTATTGCTGAGCTTGGCTGGCAGGCGCTGCTGAATACCCGCGGCACCACCTGGCGCAAGCTGGACGAGTCGCTGCGCAACAGCATCGATAATGCCGATGCCGCCGCCGCACTGATGCTGGAAATGCCGGCTATTATCAAACGCCCATTGCTCTGTGCGCCCGGTCGTCCTATGCTGCTGGGTTTTAGTGAAGCAAGTTATCAGCAGTTTAACGAGGTATAG
- the nudK gene encoding GDP-mannose pyrophosphatase NudK, which translates to MSLNIHVIKDKILSENWFVLRNMTYELTRADGSVVRHKREVYDRGNGATVLLYNRRKQTVVLVRQFRVATWVNGNHDGMLIETCAGLLDNDEPEACIRKEAVEETGYEVGEVKKLFELFMSPGGVTEVVHFFIAEYSDAHRTTSGGGVDDEAIEVLELPFSQALQMVANGEIRDGKAVILLQYLQTSGLMSGNSDKSD; encoded by the coding sequence ATGTCACTCAATATTCACGTCATTAAAGATAAAATCCTCTCTGAGAACTGGTTCGTGTTACGCAACATGACCTATGAGCTGACGCGCGCGGATGGCAGCGTTGTGCGCCATAAGCGCGAGGTCTACGATCGCGGCAACGGCGCCACCGTGCTGCTGTACAACCGCCGTAAGCAGACGGTGGTGCTGGTGCGCCAGTTCCGGGTCGCTACCTGGGTCAATGGTAATCATGACGGCATGCTGATTGAAACCTGCGCCGGGCTGCTGGACAACGACGAGCCAGAGGCCTGCATTCGTAAAGAGGCGGTGGAAGAGACCGGTTATGAAGTGGGCGAGGTGAAGAAGCTGTTTGAGCTGTTTATGTCGCCAGGGGGCGTCACCGAAGTGGTGCACTTCTTTATCGCTGAGTACAGCGACGCGCATCGAACCACCAGTGGCGGCGGGGTGGATGACGAAGCCATTGAGGTGCTGGAGCTGCCCTTTAGCCAGGCGCTGCAGATGGTGGCCAACGGCGAGATCCGTGACGGTAAGGCAGTCATTCTGCTGCAGTATCTGCAAACCTCCGGCCTGATGTCCGGGAACTCTGATAAATCCGATTGA
- the dapE gene encoding succinyl-diaminopimelate desuccinylase: MSCPVIELAQQLIRRPSLSPDDAGCQALMIERLRAIGFTVEPMDFGDTQNFWAWRGHGETLAFAGHTDVVPAGDADRWINPPFEPTIRDGMLFGRGAADMKGSLAAMVVAAERFVAQYPNHRGRLAFLITSDEEASAKNGTVKVVETLMARNERLDYCLVGEPSSTEVVGDVVKNGRRGSLTCNLTIHGVQGHVAYPHLADNPVHRAAPMLAELVNIEWDKGNEFFPPTSMQIANVQSGTGSNNVIPGDMFVQFNFRFSTELTDEMIKARVVALLEKYQLRYSVEWWLSGQPFLTGRGKLVDAVVNAIEHYNEIKPQLLTNGGTSDGRFIARMGAQVVELGPVNATIHKINECVNAADLQLLARMYQRVMEQLVA; this comes from the coding sequence ATGTCTTGCCCGGTCATTGAGCTGGCTCAGCAGCTTATTCGCCGCCCTTCCCTTAGCCCCGATGATGCGGGATGTCAGGCGTTAATGATTGAACGCCTGCGTGCGATCGGCTTTACCGTTGAACCGATGGATTTCGGCGATACACAGAATTTCTGGGCCTGGCGCGGCCACGGTGAGACGCTGGCCTTCGCCGGCCACACCGACGTGGTTCCGGCAGGCGACGCCGACCGCTGGATCAATCCGCCCTTCGAACCGACCATCCGCGACGGCATGCTGTTTGGCCGTGGCGCAGCGGATATGAAAGGCTCGCTGGCGGCGATGGTGGTTGCCGCAGAGCGTTTTGTCGCGCAGTACCCGAACCATCGGGGCCGACTGGCGTTTTTGATCACCTCTGATGAAGAGGCCAGCGCGAAAAACGGTACCGTCAAAGTGGTGGAGACACTGATGGCGCGCAATGAGCGCCTGGACTACTGCCTGGTCGGCGAGCCCTCCAGTACCGAAGTGGTTGGCGATGTAGTCAAAAACGGCCGCCGCGGCTCCCTGACCTGCAATCTGACGATTCACGGCGTGCAGGGCCATGTCGCCTATCCGCACCTTGCCGATAACCCCGTCCACCGCGCGGCGCCGATGCTGGCGGAGCTGGTGAATATCGAATGGGATAAAGGCAATGAATTTTTCCCGCCGACCAGCATGCAGATTGCCAACGTGCAGTCCGGCACCGGCAGCAACAACGTGATCCCTGGCGATATGTTCGTTCAGTTCAACTTCCGCTTCAGTACGGAACTGACGGACGAGATGATCAAAGCCCGGGTGGTCGCCCTGCTGGAAAAATACCAGCTGCGTTACAGCGTGGAGTGGTGGCTCTCCGGCCAGCCGTTCCTCACCGGGCGCGGCAAACTGGTGGATGCGGTCGTCAATGCGATTGAGCACTATAATGAGATCAAACCGCAGCTGTTGACCAACGGCGGCACCTCAGACGGACGGTTTATCGCGCGCATGGGGGCGCAAGTGGTTGAGCTGGGTCCCGTGAACGCAACGATTCACAAAATTAATGAATGTGTGAACGCCGCCGACCTGCAGCTGCTGGCGCGGATGTATCAACGCGTCATGGAACAGCTGGTCGCCTGA
- the acrD gene encoding multidrug efflux RND transporter permease AcrD, protein MANFFIDRPIFAWVLAILLCLTGTLAILSLPVEQYPDLAPPNVRITANYPGASAQTLENTVTQVVEQNMTGLDNLMYMSSQSSATGQATITLSFTAGTDPDEAVQQVQNQLQSAMRKLPQAVQNQGVTVRKTGDTNILTLAFVSTDGSMDKQDIADYVASNIQDPLSRVNGVGDIDAYGSQYSMRIWLDPAKLNSYQLTTKDVTDAISSQNAQIAVGQLGGTPSVDKQALNATINSQSLLQTPDQFRNITLRVNQDGSEVTLGDVATVEMGAEKYDYLSRYNRQAASGLGIKLASGANEMATAERVINRLNELSQFFPHGLEYKVAYETTSFVKASITDVVKTLLEAILLVFLVMYLFLQNFRATLIPTIAVPVVLMGTFAVLYACGYSINTLTMFAMVLAIGLLVDDAIVVVENVERIMSEEGLSPREATRKSMGQIQGALVGIAMVLSAVFVPMAFFGGTTGAIYRQFSITIVAAMVLSVLVAMILTPALCATLLKPVKPGESHERKGFFGWFNRTFNRSASRYETFVGKILHRSLRWMLIYVVLLGGMVFLFLHLPTSFLPLEDRGMFTTSVQLPSGATQQQTLKVVQKAEDYFLNNEKQNVESVFATVGSGPGGNGQNVARMFVRLKDWDQRDPKTGSSFAIIERATKAFNQINEARVIASSPPAISGLGSSAGFDMELEDHAGKGHDALMAARDTLLELAGKNPLLTRVRHNGLDDSPQLQVDIDQRKAQALGVSIDDINDTLQTAWGSSYVNDFMDRGRVKKVYVQAAAKYRMLPDDINLWYVRNSSGTMVPFSAFATSRWETGSPRLERYNGYSAVEIVGEAAPGISTGTAMDMMEKLAAQLPTGFGLEWTAMSYQERLSGAQAPALYAISLLVVFLCLAALYESWSVPFSVMLVVPLGVIGALLATWMRGLENDVYFQVGLLTVIGLSAKNAILIVEFANELNEKGQDLLSATLSACRQRLRPILMTSLAFIFGVLPMATSTGAGSGSQHAVGTGVMGGMISATVLAIFFVPLFFVLVRRRFPLKERPQ, encoded by the coding sequence ATGGCGAATTTCTTTATCGATCGCCCCATTTTCGCGTGGGTGCTGGCAATTCTGTTATGCCTGACGGGCACCCTTGCCATTTTGTCGCTTCCGGTTGAACAGTATCCCGACCTGGCGCCGCCGAATGTGCGGATCACCGCCAACTATCCGGGCGCCTCCGCGCAAACCCTGGAAAATACCGTCACCCAGGTTGTTGAGCAAAATATGACCGGTCTCGACAACCTGATGTATATGTCATCCCAGAGCAGCGCCACCGGCCAGGCGACAATCACCCTCAGCTTTACCGCCGGTACCGACCCGGACGAAGCCGTACAGCAGGTTCAGAACCAGCTGCAGTCGGCGATGCGTAAACTGCCGCAGGCGGTACAAAACCAGGGGGTGACGGTACGTAAGACCGGCGATACCAATATCCTGACCCTCGCCTTCGTCTCCACCGACGGCAGCATGGATAAACAAGATATCGCCGACTACGTTGCCAGTAACATCCAGGACCCACTCAGCCGCGTCAACGGCGTGGGGGATATCGACGCCTACGGCTCGCAATATTCAATGCGTATCTGGCTCGACCCGGCAAAGCTCAACAGTTACCAGCTGACCACCAAAGATGTTACCGACGCCATCAGTTCACAGAACGCCCAGATTGCCGTCGGCCAGCTTGGTGGGACGCCTTCGGTCGATAAGCAGGCGCTGAACGCCACCATCAACTCGCAATCTCTGCTGCAAACCCCGGATCAGTTCCGCAATATCACCCTGCGCGTCAATCAGGATGGTTCAGAGGTCACGCTGGGCGATGTCGCCACCGTCGAGATGGGGGCGGAAAAGTACGACTATCTTAGCCGCTATAACCGTCAGGCGGCCTCCGGGCTCGGGATCAAACTCGCGTCCGGCGCCAATGAAATGGCCACGGCGGAACGTGTGATCAATCGCCTCAATGAGCTGTCGCAGTTTTTCCCCCACGGTCTGGAATATAAAGTCGCCTACGAGACGACCTCCTTCGTGAAGGCCTCCATCACTGACGTGGTGAAAACCCTGCTGGAGGCGATCCTGCTGGTGTTCCTCGTGATGTATCTGTTCCTGCAGAACTTCCGCGCCACCCTGATCCCGACCATCGCCGTGCCGGTGGTGCTGATGGGAACCTTCGCGGTGCTATATGCCTGCGGCTACAGCATCAATACCCTGACGATGTTCGCGATGGTGCTGGCTATCGGCCTGCTGGTGGATGACGCCATCGTGGTGGTGGAGAACGTCGAGCGCATCATGAGCGAGGAAGGGCTGTCGCCGCGCGAGGCGACCCGCAAATCGATGGGGCAAATTCAGGGCGCCCTGGTGGGGATCGCCATGGTGCTGTCGGCGGTGTTTGTGCCGATGGCCTTCTTCGGCGGTACCACCGGGGCTATCTATCGCCAGTTCTCCATCACAATCGTCGCGGCGATGGTCCTCTCGGTGCTGGTGGCCATGATCCTCACTCCGGCCCTCTGCGCGACACTGCTCAAGCCGGTTAAGCCGGGGGAATCCCATGAAAGAAAAGGCTTCTTCGGCTGGTTCAACCGTACCTTTAACCGCAGCGCCAGCCGCTATGAAACCTTCGTCGGTAAAATCCTTCACCGCTCGCTGCGCTGGATGCTGATCTACGTCGTGCTGCTCGGCGGGATGGTGTTCCTGTTCCTGCATCTGCCGACCTCGTTTCTGCCGCTGGAAGATCGGGGAATGTTCACCACCTCGGTACAGCTGCCGAGCGGTGCCACTCAGCAACAGACGCTGAAAGTGGTACAGAAAGCGGAAGATTATTTCCTCAATAACGAGAAGCAGAACGTCGAGTCAGTGTTCGCCACCGTTGGCTCCGGCCCCGGCGGCAACGGACAAAACGTGGCCCGTATGTTTGTGCGCCTGAAAGACTGGGACCAGCGAGACCCGAAAACTGGCTCCTCCTTCGCCATTATTGAGCGCGCCACCAAAGCGTTTAATCAGATTAACGAAGCGCGGGTCATCGCCAGCAGCCCGCCGGCAATCAGCGGCCTCGGCAGTTCGGCAGGCTTCGATATGGAGCTCGAAGATCACGCCGGGAAGGGGCATGATGCGCTGATGGCGGCACGCGATACGCTGCTTGAGCTGGCCGGCAAAAACCCGCTGTTGACGCGCGTTCGTCACAACGGGCTCGACGACAGTCCGCAGCTGCAGGTCGATATCGATCAGCGTAAAGCGCAGGCGCTGGGCGTCTCCATTGACGACATCAACGATACGCTGCAAACCGCGTGGGGGTCGAGCTACGTCAACGACTTTATGGATCGCGGCCGGGTGAAGAAAGTCTACGTCCAGGCAGCGGCGAAATATCGGATGCTGCCTGACGATATTAATCTCTGGTACGTCCGCAACAGCAGCGGCACGATGGTGCCATTCTCGGCCTTCGCCACTTCGCGCTGGGAGACCGGCTCCCCGCGTCTGGAGCGCTACAATGGCTACTCGGCGGTGGAGATCGTCGGTGAGGCGGCGCCGGGCATCAGTACCGGCACCGCGATGGACATGATGGAGAAGCTGGCCGCCCAGTTGCCCACCGGTTTCGGCCTTGAATGGACCGCCATGTCCTACCAGGAACGCCTCTCCGGCGCGCAGGCGCCAGCGCTGTACGCGATTTCTCTGCTGGTGGTGTTCCTGTGCCTGGCGGCGCTGTACGAGAGCTGGTCGGTGCCGTTCTCGGTGATGCTGGTAGTTCCGCTCGGGGTCATCGGTGCCCTGCTGGCCACCTGGATGCGCGGCCTGGAGAATGATGTCTACTTCCAGGTAGGTCTGTTAACGGTGATCGGCCTGTCGGCGAAAAACGCCATTCTGATCGTTGAATTCGCTAACGAGCTCAACGAGAAAGGCCAGGATCTGCTCAGCGCCACGCTGTCGGCCTGCCGACAGCGTCTCCGCCCTATCCTGATGACCTCACTGGCGTTTATCTTCGGCGTGCTGCCGATGGCGACCAGCACCGGGGCCGGTTCCGGCAGCCAGCATGCGGTCGGCACCGGGGTGATGGGCGGGATGATCTCCGCCACCGTGCTGGCGATCTTTTTCGTGCCGCTGTTCTTTGTGCTGGTGCGCCGCCGCTTTCCGCTGAAGGAGCGTCCGCAATAA
- the ypfM gene encoding protein YpfM: MIERELGNWKDFIEGMLRK, translated from the coding sequence ATGATTGAACGTGAACTGGGGAACTGGAAAGATTTTATTGAAGGCATGCTTCGTAAATAA
- the tkt gene encoding transketolase, with protein sequence MSRRELANAIRALSMDAVQKANSGHPGAPMGMADIAEVLWNDFLKHNPQNPGWVDRDRFILSNGHASMLLYSLLHLTGYDLPLSELKQFRQLHSKTPGHPEHGYTPGVETTTGPLGQGLANAVGMAIAERTLAAQFNRPGHEIIDHHTWVFMGDGCLMEGISHEACSLAGTLGLGKLIGFYDHNGISIDGKTEGWFSDDTAERFRAYHWHVIGDIDGHDPQAIKQAITEAQAVKDKPSLIICRTIIGFGSPNKAGSEESHGAALGEKEVALARQQLGWKYPPFEIPKEIYLGWDARPRGEKAEHAWNEKFAAYQQQFPELAAELTRRMDGALPEDFAAIARDYVAKLQAEPAKIASRKASQNALNAYGPHLPELLGGSADLAPSNLTIWSGSTSIKDDPAGNYIHYGVREFGMTAVANGIALHGGFIPYTSTFLMFVEYARNAARMAALMKARQIMVYTHDSIGLGEDGPTHQAVEQLASLRLTPNFSTWRPCDQVETAVAWQAAIARQTGPTALILSRQNLAQMPRTPEQVQDIARGGYVLKDAGGKPDLILIATGSEVEITVLAAEKLLAKGVNVRVVSLPSTDVFDAQDDAWRESVLPSDVSARVAVEAGIADYWYKYVGLKGKIVGMTGYGESAPAEQLFPFFGFTVDHIVATAEQVLNG encoded by the coding sequence ATGTCCCGAAGAGAGCTTGCCAACGCCATCCGCGCCCTGAGTATGGACGCCGTGCAGAAAGCCAATTCCGGCCACCCCGGTGCGCCAATGGGGATGGCAGACATTGCCGAAGTGCTGTGGAACGATTTTCTCAAGCACAATCCGCAGAACCCCGGCTGGGTGGACCGCGACCGCTTTATCTTGTCCAACGGCCACGCGTCGATGCTGCTCTACAGTCTGCTGCATCTGACCGGCTACGATCTGCCGCTGTCAGAACTCAAGCAGTTCCGCCAGCTGCACTCTAAAACGCCGGGCCACCCGGAGCATGGTTATACCCCCGGGGTGGAGACCACCACCGGCCCGCTGGGCCAGGGGCTGGCGAACGCCGTCGGGATGGCCATCGCCGAACGCACCCTGGCGGCGCAGTTTAACCGCCCCGGGCATGAGATCATCGACCATCACACCTGGGTTTTCATGGGCGATGGCTGCCTGATGGAGGGGATCTCCCACGAGGCCTGTTCCCTGGCCGGCACGCTCGGGTTGGGTAAGCTGATCGGTTTTTACGATCACAACGGCATCTCCATCGACGGCAAAACCGAAGGCTGGTTTTCCGATGATACGGCGGAACGCTTCCGTGCCTACCACTGGCACGTCATAGGCGATATCGACGGCCACGATCCGCAGGCGATCAAACAGGCGATAACGGAAGCGCAGGCGGTGAAAGATAAGCCGTCGCTGATTATCTGCCGGACCATCATCGGCTTCGGTTCGCCCAACAAAGCGGGGTCGGAGGAGTCTCACGGCGCGGCGCTGGGTGAAAAAGAGGTGGCCCTGGCCCGCCAGCAGCTGGGCTGGAAATATCCGCCCTTTGAGATCCCGAAAGAGATCTACCTGGGATGGGATGCGCGACCGCGCGGGGAAAAAGCCGAGCATGCCTGGAATGAGAAATTCGCCGCCTACCAGCAGCAGTTCCCGGAGCTGGCCGCTGAGCTGACGCGACGTATGGATGGCGCCCTGCCGGAAGACTTTGCCGCAATCGCCCGCGACTACGTGGCGAAACTGCAGGCCGAGCCGGCGAAAATCGCCAGCCGCAAGGCCTCGCAAAACGCCTTGAACGCTTACGGCCCACACCTCCCGGAACTGCTGGGCGGTTCAGCGGACCTTGCGCCAAGTAACCTGACCATCTGGTCAGGCTCGACATCGATTAAAGACGATCCTGCGGGTAACTATATCCACTACGGCGTGCGCGAATTTGGCATGACCGCGGTGGCCAACGGCATCGCCCTGCACGGGGGCTTCATTCCTTATACCTCGACCTTCCTGATGTTTGTGGAGTACGCCCGCAACGCCGCGCGCATGGCGGCCCTGATGAAGGCCCGGCAGATCATGGTCTATACCCATGACTCGATCGGGCTCGGGGAAGATGGCCCGACCCACCAGGCGGTGGAACAGCTGGCCAGTCTGCGTCTGACGCCCAACTTCAGCACCTGGCGCCCTTGCGACCAGGTGGAGACCGCCGTGGCCTGGCAGGCGGCCATTGCGCGCCAGACCGGGCCGACGGCGCTGATCCTGTCGCGACAAAACCTGGCGCAGATGCCACGCACCCCGGAACAGGTGCAGGATATCGCCCGGGGAGGCTACGTGCTGAAGGATGCCGGCGGCAAACCCGATCTGATCCTCATCGCCACCGGCTCGGAAGTGGAGATCACCGTCCTGGCTGCGGAAAAACTGTTGGCCAAAGGGGTGAATGTGCGGGTGGTCTCGCTCCCCTCCACCGATGTGTTTGACGCCCAGGACGACGCCTGGCGCGAGTCGGTGCTGCCGTCGGACGTCAGCGCGCGGGTAGCGGTCGAAGCCGGGATAGCGGACTACTGGTATAAGTATGTCGGCTTAAAAGGCAAGATCGTCGGTATGACCGGCTATGGCGAATCCGCCCCGGCGGAGCAGCTGTTCCCGTTCTTCGGCTTTACGGTCGACCATATCGTCGCCACCGCCGAACAGGTGCTTAACGGGTGA
- the aegA gene encoding formate-dependent uric acid utilization protein AegA, with translation MNHFILSDSRKCIGCQACEVACVMAHNEEQHVLTPQRFLPRITVIKAEGQRNAITCRHCEDAPCVRSCPNDAIAQSGDSVQVCQEKCIGCKSCVVACPFGVMQVVVTPQAAGQVKASAQKCDLCQDREAGPACVENCPAQALTLADDETLTGLAKQRRLRSACQEVQPWQRNPSPCGSPVAGEKVRQMAATPPRGEPDKLAAEVRKSHFEEIYQPFTPTQAQQQAARCLTCGEHSICEWTCPLHNHIPQWVELVKAGDIAAAVALSHQTNCLPEITGRVCPQDRLCEGACTLRDESGAVTIGNIERYISDQALASGWRPDLSQVKPSGKRVAIIGAGPAGLACADVLVRHGVQPVVFDRHPEIGGLLTFGIPAFKLDKSLLARRRGIFSEMGIHFELNCEVGKDIPMATLLADYDAVFVGAGTYRSMKAGLPNEEAPGVYDALPFLIANTKQVMGLAASAQEPYINTAGLNVVVLGGGDTAMDCVRTALRHGARQVTCAYRRDEANMPGSKKEVKNAREEGAVFEFNVQPVTLELDETGRVNGVRFLRTELGAPDAGGRRRPTPIPGSEFVMPADAVIMAFGFHPHQMPWLEAAGVALDSQRRIRAGVESRYRYQTNQEKIFAGGDAVRGADLVVTAMAEGRHAAQGILDYLAVKTTPLH, from the coding sequence ATGAACCACTTTATTCTAAGCGATAGCCGAAAATGTATCGGCTGCCAGGCCTGCGAAGTGGCCTGCGTAATGGCGCATAACGAGGAGCAACACGTGCTGACCCCGCAGCGCTTTTTGCCTCGTATCACCGTCATCAAAGCGGAGGGCCAGCGTAACGCTATCACCTGTCGCCACTGTGAAGACGCCCCCTGCGTCCGCAGTTGTCCCAACGACGCCATTGCCCAGTCCGGCGACAGCGTCCAGGTGTGCCAGGAAAAATGCATTGGCTGCAAATCCTGCGTGGTGGCCTGTCCGTTCGGCGTGATGCAGGTGGTGGTGACGCCGCAGGCTGCGGGCCAGGTAAAGGCCAGCGCACAGAAATGCGATTTATGCCAGGATCGCGAAGCGGGGCCAGCCTGTGTGGAAAACTGCCCCGCACAGGCGTTGACCCTTGCCGACGATGAGACCTTGACCGGGCTGGCGAAGCAGCGGCGTCTGCGCTCGGCGTGTCAGGAAGTCCAGCCCTGGCAGCGTAATCCGTCGCCATGTGGCTCCCCGGTTGCGGGCGAGAAGGTCCGGCAAATGGCGGCAACCCCGCCGCGCGGGGAGCCGGATAAGCTGGCGGCGGAGGTGCGTAAGAGCCACTTTGAGGAAATCTATCAGCCGTTCACCCCGACGCAGGCGCAGCAGCAGGCCGCCCGCTGCCTCACATGTGGGGAACACAGCATTTGCGAATGGACCTGCCCGCTGCATAACCATATTCCGCAGTGGGTCGAGCTGGTTAAGGCGGGGGATATCGCCGCCGCGGTCGCGCTTTCCCATCAGACCAACTGCCTGCCGGAGATCACCGGTCGCGTCTGCCCCCAGGACCGGCTGTGTGAAGGTGCCTGCACCCTGCGCGATGAAAGCGGCGCAGTCACCATCGGCAACATTGAGCGCTATATTTCCGACCAGGCGCTGGCCAGCGGCTGGCGTCCGGACCTCTCGCAGGTTAAGCCGAGCGGTAAGCGGGTGGCGATTATCGGCGCCGGGCCGGCCGGGCTGGCCTGCGCCGATGTGCTGGTGCGTCACGGCGTCCAGCCGGTGGTCTTTGACCGTCATCCGGAGATCGGCGGTCTGCTGACCTTCGGCATTCCGGCCTTCAAGCTGGATAAGTCTCTGCTGGCCCGGCGGCGGGGGATTTTCAGCGAAATGGGTATCCACTTCGAGCTCAATTGCGAGGTGGGGAAAGATATCCCCATGGCGACGCTGCTGGCCGATTATGACGCGGTGTTTGTCGGCGCCGGAACCTATCGCTCGATGAAGGCGGGGCTGCCGAATGAAGAGGCCCCCGGCGTCTACGATGCGCTGCCGTTCCTCATTGCCAACACCAAACAGGTGATGGGGCTGGCGGCATCGGCGCAGGAGCCTTATATCAACACCGCCGGGCTGAACGTTGTTGTGCTGGGCGGCGGCGATACGGCGATGGACTGCGTGCGCACCGCGCTGCGTCACGGTGCCCGCCAGGTGACCTGTGCCTATCGGCGGGATGAAGCCAACATGCCGGGCTCGAAGAAAGAGGTTAAAAACGCCCGTGAAGAGGGGGCGGTTTTTGAGTTTAACGTCCAGCCTGTGACCCTGGAGCTGGATGAGACTGGCCGGGTGAACGGGGTGCGTTTTCTGCGCACCGAACTGGGCGCCCCGGATGCCGGGGGAAGACGTCGTCCGACGCCGATCCCCGGCAGTGAGTTTGTCATGCCGGCGGATGCGGTGATCATGGCCTTTGGTTTCCATCCGCACCAGATGCCCTGGCTGGAGGCGGCGGGTGTGGCGCTGGACAGCCAGAGACGCATCAGGGCCGGAGTGGAGAGCCGTTACCGTTACCAGACCAACCAGGAGAAAATCTTTGCCGGCGGCGATGCCGTGCGTGGCGCCGATCTGGTGGTGACGGCGATGGCGGAAGGCCGCCACGCGGCGCAGGGGATCCTTGACTATCTGGCGGTGAAAACGACGCCGCTTCACTGA
- a CDS encoding DUF1176 domain-containing protein produces the protein MLFRVIFFLFLAVLPCSQAWSAPTQQRFNDWQVTCNNQNFCVTRNVGLHYGLVMTLSRSAGAVTDASLRIELGGAGNPVATLAPIAPRLLLDGKPLSLTDKHWHIEDKLLKTDDSVTIDAFLQQVQEGKTLSLASGLQNVSLQGLKAALFFIDDRQKRVGSETAWVGKGEEPPLSVPPAPALRAVASAETAQSPLGREELNDLMDYGNERMTNSNCSLDPFRREIRVTALTDDKVLLMTSCESGAYNTVWLAWLVSRQRPYVARQVRLTLPFQPPGEALREIDLINASYDDRRHELVTLDKGRGAGDCGIQTRWRFDGQRFSLSRYAQQPTCDNWQGPDAWPTLWITR, from the coding sequence ATGCTTTTTCGCGTCATCTTTTTTCTCTTTCTGGCGGTGCTGCCTTGCTCGCAGGCATGGTCGGCACCGACGCAGCAGCGCTTCAACGACTGGCAGGTCACCTGTAACAATCAAAATTTCTGCGTCACCCGCAACGTGGGGCTGCATTATGGGCTGGTGATGACCCTCAGCCGCAGCGCCGGGGCGGTCACTGACGCCAGTTTGCGTATCGAGCTTGGCGGCGCCGGCAATCCGGTGGCAACGCTCGCGCCGATAGCGCCGCGTCTCTTATTAGATGGCAAGCCGCTGTCCCTGACCGACAAGCACTGGCACATTGAAGATAAACTCCTCAAAACCGACGACAGCGTAACCATTGACGCGTTTCTCCAGCAGGTTCAGGAAGGAAAAACCCTTTCGCTGGCCAGCGGCCTGCAGAACGTCTCCCTGCAGGGGCTGAAAGCGGCCCTGTTTTTTATCGACGATCGGCAAAAGCGGGTAGGCAGCGAAACGGCCTGGGTCGGCAAAGGGGAAGAGCCGCCGCTCAGCGTACCGCCGGCCCCGGCGCTGCGCGCAGTGGCGAGCGCGGAAACGGCGCAGTCGCCGCTGGGGCGTGAAGAGCTCAACGATCTGATGGACTACGGCAATGAGCGGATGACCAACAGCAACTGCTCCCTCGATCCCTTCCGTCGCGAAATTCGCGTCACTGCGCTGACGGATGACAAAGTGCTGCTAATGACCAGCTGCGAATCCGGGGCGTACAACACCGTCTGGCTGGCCTGGCTGGTCTCCCGCCAGCGGCCGTATGTCGCCCGTCAGGTGCGGCTAACGCTGCCGTTTCAGCCGCCGGGCGAGGCGCTGCGGGAGATTGATCTGATCAACGCCAGCTATGATGACCGCCGCCATGAACTGGTGACCCTGGACAAAGGTCGCGGGGCGGGCGATTGCGGGATCCAGACCCGCTGGCGTTTTGACGGCCAGCGGTTCAGCCTCTCCCGCTACGCGCAGCAACCGACGTGCGATAACTGGCAGGGGCCAGACGCCTGGCCCACGCTGTGGATCACCCGTTAA